The Aerococcus loyolae genome contains the following window.
TTCCAAGGACAATTAGAAAATAAATTACCTGGCCTCAAAGTAGACTTGATTACTGTCCCTGGTAAGAACCGGATTGCTGCACAAAGATCAGGGGACTTTGACCTTGTGCTCTCTGGTTGGTTGGGAGACTATGCTGATGCTTCTAACTTCTTAGATTGCTGGAAGACTGACAATCCAAATAATGACGGCAAATACTCAAATCCTAAATATGATGAATTATTAAACAGAGCCTCTGACCAAGATGCCAATGATCCGCAAGCCCGTTACAATGACTTCTTAGAAGCACAAAAGATTCTGGCTGAAGATGAAGGAATCATTGTTCTTAACCAAGGGGTAACCGCTGAATTACGTAACCCACGTGTCAAAGGGGCGACTTACCGTTCCGTTGGTAATGAATTTGACTACCGTACCGCGACAATTGATAATTCAGCCGCTGAAAAATAATCTCAAGTAAATAAGTAGATCACTAAGCAGGAGTAGTTTCCCTGACGCATTAGAGACAGGGGGACTGCCCCTGTTTTTGTTTTCACTGATTTTGTATATGAAATTAGTAAAAAATATGTGATTTTGCAGAAAACGCTCACAATGTATCTTTTTGTACTAAAAATTAGTGAAAATGATTGATTTTTCTGACAGTTTAGGGTATATTATCCCATACGAATTATATTTATTTTAGGGGAGGAAAAATATTATTATGAAGTTTAAGAAACTCGCTGTGACGGTCTTAGCTTCTGCAGCCTTAGTACTTAGTGGCTGTGGGCAGGGCCAAAGCCAAAACCAGAATGTTATTCGTCGCACTGAATTACAGGAAATGACTACCCTAGACTCTACCCGGGTAGAGGATGTGCAAAGTGCCAACTACATTGGTCACATGCAAGATCCTTTATATTGGGAAGATGAAAATAACGAAGTGCATCCGGCTTTAGCCAAGGAAATGCCAGAAAAGTCTGAAGATGGCTTAACTTACACCGTTAAAATGCGCGATGACGCTAAATGGTCCAATGGAGACCCTGTCACCGCTCACGACTTTGTCTATGCTGTCCAACGCTTAGCCAATCCAGAAACTGGGGCTACCTATGCTTACCTAGTGGAGAACTTCGAAAATGCGGAAGAAGTGCTAAAAGGCGACCGCCCAGTAGAAGACTTAGGTGTAAAGGCTTTAGACGATTACACCATTGAAATCAAATTATCTCGTCCAACCCCATACATGGAACATCTATTAGCCTTCACCACCTTCTCGCCACTTAACCAAAAATATGTGGAAGAAAAAGGTGATGACTACGGAACCAACTCCGATAATGTCTTAGCCAATGGGCCTTTCAAGGTGGAAGACTGGGATGGTACCGGCTTAACTTGGAAATTAGTCAAGAATGACGACTACTACAATGCTGACCAAGTGAAAGTGGACGGCGCTGAAGTCCAAGTCATTAAAGAAGACTCCACCACCGTTAATCTCTTTGAAAATGGGGAAGTGGATAATGCGCTCTTACGTGGTGAATTAGTCCGTCAATATAGTGACCACCCACACCTTGAATACCGTCCAACTGCTTCAACCTACTACATCGAGTTGAACCAAGAAAATCCATTATTAGCTAATAAAGACTTCCGTGAAGCCTTAAACTATGCGATCGATAATAAGGAATATGCGGAACAAATTAAAGCAGATGGCTCCGTCCCACTAAGTACTTTAGTGCCTAATGACTTGGTCCACAACCCTGAAACGGGAGAAGATTTCACTAAGGACGCTGGCATTGAACCAAAATATGACCCTGAAAAGGCCAAAGAACTCTGGGAAAAAGTTCAAAAAGAACTGCCACAAGACTCTTACAGCATTCGTTTACTCTCTTCCGATGACGAAGGCTCTAAGCAAGTGGGTGAATACCTCCAAGGTCAAATCCAAAATAACCTCCCTGGCTTAAAAGTTGACTTAATCACTGTGCCAGGTAAGAACCGGATTGCCCAACAAAATGCTGGGGACTTTGATATGGCCATTTCTGGCTGGTTGGCTGACTATGCCGATGCCTCAAACTTCCTTGACCTATTCACGACTGGTCACTCGAATAACCATGGTAACTATTCTAATCCAGCCTATGACCAATTATTAGAAAAAGCGGCCAATGAAGATGCTAATGACCCTCAAGCGCGTTACAATGACTTCATTGAAGCACAACGTCTCTTAGCCGCTGATGAAGCAACCATTGTTTTATCACAAAAACAAGATGCTGAACTCCGTAACCCACGTGTTCAAGGCATCACTTACCGTCCTGTCGGTAATGAATTTGACATCCGTACAGCGACGATTGATAATTCTGCCAATGAATAACAGCTAAATGGCTGATTTTAACAGGCGCCACTACTTTCGAGTAGGGCGTCTTTTTTGTTTTTCTACTTATAAAGGCTGATTACTTCTTATAAAAGGAAGTTTTTCAAAAGCAGCTGTATTTATTCATTTAAAAAATATTCAAAATAGTTTGACAATTTATCTCTAATAGGGTATTTTATTAGTTAAATAAATTTTTAAGGGGAGATAAATATGAAACTAAAACGTAGTGCTTTGCTCCTTGCCACGGCTGCTAGTCTTTTCTTGGCAGCTTGCAGTGGACAAGAAA
Protein-coding sequences here:
- a CDS encoding peptide ABC transporter substrate-binding protein gives rise to the protein MKFKKLAVTVLASAALVLSGCGQGQSQNQNVIRRTELQEMTTLDSTRVEDVQSANYIGHMQDPLYWEDENNEVHPALAKEMPEKSEDGLTYTVKMRDDAKWSNGDPVTAHDFVYAVQRLANPETGATYAYLVENFENAEEVLKGDRPVEDLGVKALDDYTIEIKLSRPTPYMEHLLAFTTFSPLNQKYVEEKGDDYGTNSDNVLANGPFKVEDWDGTGLTWKLVKNDDYYNADQVKVDGAEVQVIKEDSTTVNLFENGEVDNALLRGELVRQYSDHPHLEYRPTASTYYIELNQENPLLANKDFREALNYAIDNKEYAEQIKADGSVPLSTLVPNDLVHNPETGEDFTKDAGIEPKYDPEKAKELWEKVQKELPQDSYSIRLLSSDDEGSKQVGEYLQGQIQNNLPGLKVDLITVPGKNRIAQQNAGDFDMAISGWLADYADASNFLDLFTTGHSNNHGNYSNPAYDQLLEKAANEDANDPQARYNDFIEAQRLLAADEATIVLSQKQDAELRNPRVQGITYRPVGNEFDIRTATIDNSANE